The Ananas comosus cultivar F153 linkage group 4, ASM154086v1, whole genome shotgun sequence region atcgttcaccgcgtcATGAAGACGGTAgacggttcaccgtcttatctaggaGTCAGGTGGTGTTAACCGTGTCTAGTGGAGCCCAGATGAGACAGTGAACTACTCACCGTCTTATATGTGTTTTAGCCCCCCTCTCGAGGATTTAGCGAAATTAGGCTGGGTGGAGTTCTACACTAAAGACAGGGATTTGTTTAGGCCACATAGATAAGACGGTAAACGAATCACCGCCTTATCAGAATGActagataaggcggtaaacTATTCACCGCCTTTGTCAAGGCCGTAAACAAGTGACCGTCTTCCGCagcgcggggaattgctgagaaggcctTGCGCCACGCGTGGAATTGCTGAGAGGGCGGTGGCCTCGATAAGACGGTAAACGATTCGCCGCCTTcataaggcggtaaacgagtcaccgtcttctcgAGACACCTTAGGACACGCGGGGAATTACTGAGAAGGCGGatggaattgctgagaaggcggtgcctcgagaaggcggtgaaccattcaccgctttcaagACGTTAgatctaaagacggtgaacaagTCACCGTCTTTGTGAGTAATACTGATGTGGCGActgaggtggcgagaggagggttagtttcacaaataaaagttttcacagggttattttgGCAATTAAgaaatttcacagggttattttcgaaaaaagccCAAGACTAAGACATTATTTCATGAGCAAGAGAAATTATTTCATGGACCTCATTTACTGGATCTGCTCTCAATTTTACCAGACAAGCATCACCGCTAACAATTAAGTGGATCGAGCAGTAACCAATAACCCCTCCGGGTACTCTGATCCAGATCCAGATCAACTCCTGCTTCAAGCGGAATGTGTGCATACTTATGGCTTACAGTTCATCTTCAACTAAAAAagggtttttttgcaaatagcctcctgagcaatttttattttaaaaatagccctatcaaaattaaaattgcaaaaataggCGTCCCTGCCAcacaggcgccacgtcagcgccacgcgggcagggctggggccagggtattaaattgaacacggtgaacaattcaccgtgtttagacacggtgaatggttcaccgtatttcttacgtattttttgtatattgaaaagtggaataaggagtagggatgtcaataggtatggatacccgaaatattatccgaatccaaacccgaataaattatatatatatatatacgtaatttatttttgtttatttatacaatacataaaatatttaataattttgtatcATTATATCTTTCTCCAACCTCCTCTTGTTtttattaatatctaaattaataaaagattattgaatcatatttttttgtttatttactaaataaacaaaatatccAATTACTTATTTACATTATATGTGCTTAAGGTGtgtttatttaatatatttaattatgtttgtATGTTGTAGTATCATATGTTGGTATATATTTCACGGTGTTTgtattactaatattatatagtagtttatataaaatttattcgggtttggattcgaataatatttcggatatccatacctattgacattcctactccttattccacttttcaatatacgtATCAAAAAATatgtactaaacacggtgaaccattcaccgtgtttgaacacggtgaatggttcaccgtgttcaacttaacacacgggcccagctctgcccgcgtggcgctgacgtggtacCTGCGTGGCAGGtccagggctatttttgcaaattaaattttgaccggactatttttaaaataaaaatttgtcaggggtctaaatgcaaaaaaaagcccactaaaaaaaaaaacaaacagaggaaaattatttaaaaagaaaaagttctAGTCTTCTCGGTGAGTATTGTTGGCGTAGTATCCAGCATATCTTACATATGGGCAATGGTAGGGCTAAAATCTAATCATATTTATATTCTGCAGGTATTGTATCTATGCACACTTTTCTTAAAATTTGCTgcttcttttattcttagtgcaAACTATTAGAATAGTGATAAGCATCGCGCATTTACGAACGTGTGCAAAATGCTATTGACTAATGTtgttcaaaataataaaaaccttttttttttagtggttTTCATGAGtagaagaacaagaaaaatttGAGCTTCAACAACTCTCTCCAACCTTAAATTGTCAAATGTTcagttatattatttatttagaataGAAAAACTGATCCAAAAGGCAAACAAGCATATTATTTGTAACCCAATGTGGTATAAAGAGTACAATTTGCGCCACACAAGGATTGAAACCAATTCTGAGTGAACCAGAACAAGAGAAACTAAAATCTTGAacaagggaaaaagaaaaaaggaaagtaaCTTTCGATGTTTTCCGCTCCTAcgtttttttatcaaataaagcaGCATTAGTCTTTTAGATGGTCAAGGCTAATGTAGTAAATCCATCATTCCCGGAACTCTAGATGAAAATACATGTGCTATCTTAGATTATCACCGAGCTCCATGTACACCCGATAAAGCAACATTTTAATAACAACaaatgtattattatatttccaCAGTAAGTATCAGTTGAGTTTCGTAGGTGCACCATAAACAACTTACAGCAGAAAAACTCATCAATAGGTCGACCCATGTTCAACATACATTAACTTCTTCCGCAATCTTTGAAGGAAAAAGGATGCAAATACTGAAACTAAATCAGTACCGCTTTtatacaacaacaaaaaaaagtaagTTAAACCCCATCATCTAGTTTGTACATATATGATACAATACAAGTAACAAATTAGTTCCTAAACGAACCACCAAACAAACACCGCCTTATTGAAACGGCAAACTTGGCAGCCTTATGAGGGTGCAGAAGAACAATACATGTGGTGAGACACATAACAACAGAAACCATTACAACCATAGCAACGTGTCTTTTCATGACATTGCTGGAAAGTGTAAGGGTCCAAGGGCGGTGACGCCATTTGGCACTCAACTGCGGTGAGCAGCACTGTCGGTGTGCAACATCTTTAGTCAAAAGAGCGACGGTTTCATCCTCTTGAGATGTTGTAGTAGGTGCGCACTGTTCATCACCGCCGATTGCACCTTCCTTCTGCAAGACACATGGATCAGTGATTAAATTAGAACAGCTATTGTCAAAAGATAAATGGCATAGTCTCCTCTGGCAGTAACTGCCTGTTCACTTGCCTTTTACAATccatgaataaaataaaaagttgggCACTAAGGTCTCATTACGTATCGCTTCCtttttttaccttctttttaattcaaattctatGAGACTAAATCTGCCGGATGACGAACTTCTCTGCTTTAGTTGCTTAGCCTCTAGAGTCATCtttctttaaaattaaagaaacaacgtcattaaatttttattttttatgccaaacaAAACCCTAAGATGAATAGATTGAAAACAGTCCATGATCCACATGGGCATCTAATAATAGAGGCTTTCTGTATAAAAAGAATTGGAAAAGGATAACCATATTAAATGATGCCTTAGGTCAGAACCTCCAAATCTTTAACATTTTGACATGAGCAGTCACTACCTACCAATGAAGCTCAACTATGTTCGTTCAATAGACTCTACAGTGTGGAAGTTgtaaacaaaatcaaaatagaatcCACCATGCGAAAATTTGGGGCATGATATAATGTACCGTAGCAAAACGACGAGATAAAGTAAGAGGGGTAAATCTGATGCTAGAAAATGTTAAACTTGAAGAAGAATTATTTCatccaaaaaaacaaataatcatCATTCTATACCCAGATCGACAAAATTATTCTAGATAAAATTATCTTAGTAGCAAAGTAATAGAGGATTATCAATGTGCAGTCTCCAATGACAAACTTATGACGAATCAACTAAATTGCAAATAACACTACCAAACTTCattcaattcaaatttcaatatctagAAGTAACGTGTCCAACAGAAATTTAGAGAATTATATGATTTTGGACAACAGAAAACAACATTCATGGGGAAAACACCATTAGCAAGTATACCAGACTTACTTGACTTGTGAAGGGAATAGAAGAGTTGGCATTGCTCTCAAAATAGCTCAGCGGCATCGCAATTCCGTTGATCAAGTTTCTTGAATCTTCTTCAAGCCTCGCATCATGATGAGCTCTATTACCAATACTTTCTTGAGCATGCTTCACATACTCTAGAAATAACCCCACATCAACATTGTTTCTCTGATTTTTTAAGTTAGAGAAGGCCTCCcaatttgttcttttttccAAGGATTGCATTATAATTTCCAAAACATTGAAAAACTCATTATCTATTAAGAACCTCAACAAATAAGTCAATCTTTGAATATTTGCTGAACTCAAAAAACTTTTGTTCTCATCCAGCTGAGGCTTCTTTAGTAACCATGCAATGTCTAAAAGTAGTGCCGACATTGCATTTTGTTTTGACTCAAGGAATTCACACGAGTTTGTAGTAGCACCAGTGATTGGATTTCCAGAGAGGTTATATCCATGTAAAAAGTTAGAAAATGTTTCTTCAAACCTCTTTAGTTCAGAACATATGTGCTTGTTACCAAAAAGGACAGGAACAAAGTTGGATATGCCAGACACATTCTCAACCTGAAAAGGAAGCCAGACTTCACATTGTATTGTTGACCATCATGAAAGCCAAATACAGTTTGTAAACAATAAGCTATGAGGAAAGTTGGTTttgcatttctattttatttatgttcACAAAATGCTTTTCATTGCACATGACTGAGAATGTTAGCGAGAGTTCACCACATGTTTAAATGAAGTTTAATTGAATGCAGCAAATCGCAGTGGAAAGAGGTCAAAAATCACTCGTCtcccttaattttttaaagctGATAGAATATCTGCTAGCGTCAACAAGTAGAAAAGTAAATTATCTATCTAGTCTTGAGTCTCTTGACTATATAACCAATCAGTCATTTTCCTCCACTGCAGCCTCCTCCTCTATTCCCTTACTCTACTATGCCATTGTAGTTCTTTGGTGCAATTGACAGAAGGAGAAGGGAAGGAAGGGAaggagagagaaggaaaaagggTACTTTagttttctctattttatcCATCTTTCTTCTCATACATATTTTCTCAGTTTATTTCAGCTAAAACTGGAGCAGTCATGTGTTTTTTTTGTTACCTCAATGAATGCAGGACCATATTCTTCAGCTTCCGCTTGATTTATGCTTATCCTGAACACTTCATGCTCAGAGTCATGCACATAGTCCCCTCCATGTACATTATATGGCCGGTTCTTTACATGAGATGTCAAACGACAACAACTGTTCTTCAGATACTTTCCATTGAATGACACAAGAAACCTGCCATCACAAACACGAAATGAACAATTATTGAAACACAGCTTCTTCATCTGGTACATTCTTCATCTACAAGAAATCAAGTATAGGGCAAATCGCACCAGGATCTCGCAACCTTTTTAACAGGTGTCAGTCTGGACCCAGAACCTTTCACATGTTGATATTGGGTCCTTAAAGTTTACATTTAGTTGCAATCTTACCCTTTGAATAACGTGCACAGTTAAATTGGATGGACAAGTCCATATTATAGCCACACGCAAAGTGGGAAATCTTGCTTATGTGGCAAAGGATAGGGAATCAATTGTACAAGTGACAGCTTGGGAATCAAAGTTAAACTCAGGATTTGAGGCTCCGGTGAAATTTACCCTTAAATAAATGAAACATAAGAGCTACACAGTTTGCAAACTCACTAAGAACTTATATGTAGAAAATTGTGAATTCAATGGAACAAAGTATGAATCTGACTATATCCACAACCTTAATTATGGAAATTTACCAAGGGAAAGATTATAGTCTTGTAGCGTGAGTTGACTCATAAATCAATACTCATTTTAGTTTCCATTTTTTCCTCTTGAGGCTTTCTAGCATTAGATAATGTTGACCATATATACATTTGTGCAGCATATTAAAAGCACAGACAAAAAAGAAGCCATGAAAGTAATTCCTCAAAAGGAAACGACCTGATATTAAGTGCATGCGCCAAGCAGGTCCTTGTCAGTAGAGACATGGCAAATCTATGCAGCAGTCTAATTCATAAGCACTAAAAGGATACAAAAAACAGGTGGAACTTTGGAGAAACAAGAACACATGTACTTTAATGAATATGAATAGGATCTACAtctaaataaatgcagaaattCTGAATACAATCTGTCAACATAGTAAGAACTTTACGCCACATATTACAACCATGTCCTACAGTTAGAGGATTCACAGAGCATTGTACAAATCAAAAACTTACATAGATTTACAAGTTTATGATAGAAAATTAGACTATTTAGGGGACATGCATGATATTATCAAGTTTAAGataatattgataaaattacaGGGCATAAGAAGGGATCCATGAAACTATTCCTACATAGAACGTGCTAAACAATCAAGTATTAGACAAAACCTTAATAGCTACACATGGGTCAAGCTTGCTCAATAAACTCAATGAAGTCAAGTACCGTGATGCTTCTATGCATGTCTCAGTAAGAAATTATCATTATATGTGCCAAATAACATCAGTGAGCATGAAAAAAATGGTCATTCATAATGATTAACACTGAAATAACAGGAATGTGTTGTATCAATGTTTCAATCCATAGTTACTCAGCATTTATGTCCTCAAGTCTGAAAAATCGCACCTCCAATAAGAATCAGCTAAAAGCTATCAGATGCACCCACTAAGTTCTCCATGAAGGATttgcttttcatatttattttttttttcctgtattGTCAAAATTTAGTGATAGCAAATCcaagaaaatttaaaagaagaCTGAGGAATCCTACTTGAGTAACTTCATAACATGAACAAATAATTATGAACAACATTTTATGTACTAGGTTACTAagtaaaattgtaaaatgaCCAGTAGATTACCTAAATTTAGGCTGGTCAAGAAAACTGCCACAGACAACAAATTCAATAGGTTTTCCAACTTCAAAATATGCAGGATGAACATAATGAAGCCTAGGAGCTTCTACCTCCATCCTGATGTTCATCAATGATGTTCCATCTGTCGCAAGGAAATAAGTTGCAATTTAATCTTTACAGCTCGTATTCAAACCACATATTAGAAGAACAGCATGCCGAAAGTACTAAGAGCTTCAGATATGATAGAAAGAGAACTATATCTGCATTCTACATCTCTGTTTTGTCAGTATCAAACAATAGAGAGTTACGTTTATATATAAAGAAGATTTGTGTAAAGTATTTACGGCAGGACTCTCAGGACACTTTCACATTCAAAAGCTTATGAAAGATGGTCAAGGATACAATAATATAGATTATAGTCACAACATGATATGCACGGATACTACATGTAATAAAATATTCTCTCGTTTCAAGAAATTTAAGCACGAGAAGCCAACTACCATTGAAGAACCAGATGAACGGAAGTATCTGCATTGTAACATATTCAACCAACTCAGCATCATATGTCATCCTAATCAACTATAATATAAATCAAGAATTTAGATGCCGAGGCAGGAGGACGAGCCCAAGCCATGGCTTACACGGCACAGCACGACATGACGCAAAGCTGACATGCGGGCAGGTGGCATGCCGATGGGTACAGAAGGCATCCAACCAGCACTCACTAACTCACTCCAATGCTTTTttgaacttgttagcatgaatAAGAAAAGTACTAAGCGTGTTTTTTCACAGTAAACACAATTCATGGTTCTTATCTTGATGGTAGGTTATAatcttaatacatataattattttacccCATTTTTATAAGTTTATTCACAGATTActgatattataaatatatactgcttctaaaatatataaataatacttgccatagaaagaaaaactaatgAGTAGATCTATTCTACCTATCAGATTATTCCGATTAAgtgttttattttcatatttccaaaaaaatataatataataggaaAATATGAGGAGAATccttaaatcttaattttttactaaaaaagaTATTCCCAGGTTTGATCATGTGATGAGTATAAAGAAGATCTACAAATCcttttgcttttttgttttatttatattttcagattttaaaaaaaaataaacaaaacaactTAGGACAAATCCTTAAGACcctgtttggatgtcggaataagttatccaagAATGACTTATTcggtataagaattttctagtACGGTTGTAAGTagaaagtttgatttttactTCTTAAATGGTCTTGCTATTCATGATTTGGTAGGATAACATATTTCACCAACGaggtaatttatcttattctaaaaaaaaaaaacttgaaggCCGACTATGATATTCCaatctaaatatttgatcacacttCTCATCATCTAGTTGTTCTTGAGTAAATTAAAAGGATATAGCCAACAAGAtatttatgcatccaaacagggcctaagtgttcaagggagaagagagaggctCTACTTCCTCTTTCTTGGTTCTAGCCTTCTAGGACTACTTCGAGAGGTATGTAGAAAGAAAAatggagagaaaaagagagagagagagagagagaggaatgatGTAGGGAAAAAACGAAAACAATTGGTATCCCGGCAAGTGCCATCAAACAATCTCGTTCTATACACAGGCATCGAGGCACACGGGAGGCCCGATTCCCTCATGCTATGTGCCTGCATAGCAAACTGGCACCGGCGGCATGGTCTGTGCCGCTCAACACTTGAATCCTTGATCTAGATATTTATCTAAAGATTCTAAACTAATCTAAACTTGTGGTACACATGACGGCAATGTACACGAATCATCTAAAATTTTCCAAATGCTTGCCAATCCTAATTGCTCTCTTTAATAGTTGTCATACTTGTTTCAATAAGGCATCCAAAACATTCTCTACAGCTGAGAGAAACATGCGGGGAATATTAAACTGCCATTAATTGATTCATTCCTGAGAAGATACTCTGAACATTTGGCTGGCTGTTGTCGTAATATCCACATAATCAGAGATAGCTGCAGTAGGACATGCAGCATATACAACTATGCTTACCCTGTTTGGTTGTATGGAGTGGAAAAGTCTACAATAATAAGTTTTCTAGTTAGTGAACTATAGAATTACTCTTCCCAACTGACACATTTCCACCTATGTCCAATTGGCCATAGGTCGAGATGCGACACTTGTGCCTTCATTTACAAATCCAACTGTTTTAACTGGATACTCATGCAGTTGGACCCACAATGTAGTTAAAAATGATGCCTATCAAATGATTCCTAGTAGTAAGAGAGTAATAACAGGATTTAGTTGGAAAGAAAGGAGAACCTAGCATGTAAAGAAATATAGAGCAAGAAGATAATAAATTGATACTAATCAATTTTGTGGTACATACCTTTCAAAATCTGAACAATCATATTACTGaggtaaataagaaatgttCCCCTCCCGAACAACAAACTATTAGGAGCATTAACCAAGTCTCTCACCAGAGGAGCTGCATCATGAGCTAGCTGTTCAAAGCAAGTATGAAATGTGTAAGAACATTGCGAATGTGCTTTGACTGTACAATGCAGATAATTTTCAGACGAGAACCAAATACACTTTACTCACAAAAGACATCTGTGGACAGCCGTAACAATTTAAATATGAGTTGTACTAAACACTTCAAATTTTGTACAATATAATTAATACATCCACAATAATCAATAAAATCTCCACAGTAAGTCATCTATAAAAATCAACATTACATACTATATTTACTTAAGAATGAGAAATCGTTCTATTTAGAGGTCTTCTGCCTATGCATCAAGTGTTTGAAAAATGGGTCGATGTAATAGTTGAATAGAAGACTTTGAAAAGATTTTTCATCTAAAATTAGcatatagtataaaatttagtttgtaGGAGTTTCTAATAATACAGATCATGACAATTAATGACCTACATGAATATTTTAATCGGAAACCTCATTATTTGTTTTGCAAATTGCAACATTGCCTTATATGCCACGCACAGACAAAAGGCTAAATTTTGACTACTTTCTACTAGTAGAGAGTGCAGTTACTGTAGATCAGATAAAAGGAGTGAATCTTCAACCACCattcaatttatataaattcaGATTATTATTACAAAGTAGAAGATTTCCAATGCTTAGATATAGTCTTCTAGACATTTCAAAGTcctgaagaaaaggaaaaaggagcTTGATGGCGAAAAAACCACATGTTTGAGATTCATGTACCTTACTGTGTGCCTCGACAACCATTGTGTGATTGTTTTCGGGAATCAAAGTTTCAATTTAGACCACAGGGAAAAATTGAATACAAGCTACTGCTATCTTCTCTCTTcattcttctcctctctcaaaacctATTTTCTCTTCAAACTTACATTAGATTCTCAGTTAGTAAAGTAATCTCTTATTTGACCTGACTGAACTGACAGTGATTGATTTAGTTTAATATCATAAAAGTTGCCCGTAGTATTACAAGCAGATCTGATTTAGACATTAATGACACGAAATTCCTTGGGGCTACAACACTAGTTAAATAAACAGCCATCCACAAGCATAAGCAGTACTGTAGCAAACGAGATTTAGCAGTGTCAAACAGTAAAGTAATAATTCCAACTACCTAGTAGATAGAGACATATCTGATGTACCTTCTCCCACATAAATTGTGGCATTGCAATAAACACAGTCAAAATTGTACACCCCGGACGAATATAGCCTTCCAACTCAACAGGCATACCAGCCAACCACTCAAAGATCTGCAGTATTAAGAtataaattcaattcaattGTAATGGTCTCGCCAAAAAGTTGCAAGCTCTTCTGAACAAATTTTTGACCGCAGTAAGAAAGTACTTGGTGGCGAAGTCGTCTAGGAAATTCTGCAGGATTCCAGTCATATAGCTTGAAGGATATGCGTCCTGTGGGACACTAATAAGACAACGTAGTTGCATCATCACCTTGAAAGGTTCAGAATGGGATAAAGCTCAAACCACAGCATCTATAATAGGGAAAAGAACTAACAATTTGgtgaagaataagaagaaagaaaagacatACCATAGATGAATAAGCAGTCTTGTTTTCATAAAATGTTGCAGAAAGGGAAGGTTTAGTATTATCCACTTTTCCATCTACACTAGCATCAACAGAGGCTGCAAAAGATACAACGCTGTTGCCTTGGTCATTTTGGGGCCCAGGAAGGGAGCTGATAGAACCATGCCCATCTTCAGATCCCATTGGCGTTTCTCTTTCCAAGATGTTGTTGCTGACCATTGTTTCAACTGTCTCACACGCAAATCCATTTGGACTCTCTGCACGTGAAGGAAtagaatatgaaaataaatagaagatAGCGAAACAAATTTCTTCTTCACAGATCTTAGGGACCAACTTCTGCAATACGTCTTTACAAAGAACCTAAGGATTAAAGAAGCAGCACAGTAACACATAAAACTTCCATATAGTCCAAGAGAGGCTGCCTCAACAAAATGCAGTATCTTTGGCATTGTAGCGTCCTACAAAATAACACCAATTACCTATAAGATGCGGAACAGCATCCTGGCAGGGACTTAGCGATTTTCCAGTCCGGCCAAGTCCCTGGCTCAACTTCGCTAAGTGGGCAGCCAAAGAGGCACCAAACCAGCAACTTTCATGGGAGATGAAGGGATATACAACTGCTGCAATCAATGCCTCTATAACTGCCAGCGGAAATCTAAGGGACATGAACAACTCTTGAAATCATCTTGCATTCATGAGGGCTCTTTACTATGTGATAGTGGGTGAATTAATATATGCTTAGTGGATGAGTTATTGTAGACTAGGTTTAATGTATTTTGTGCCTATAAATAGAGAGTTGGCTAAGGCCAAGGGGGAAAAAGAAGAGTTGTGTATTATAATCCTACTTTTCTAAGTAatggagtacttagttttttagaaacctctgtctctctcttttctctcctttttgcaTACTCAGTCGTAGGATGCGGAGGTCCAGGCTAACAATAGGGAGttaggcttgcccatcttcgagcacaCGGACTTTGCGAGCAAaaacgctaaggccgtgacaaCCCGCTACGTAAGTTATGTTATGTTGGTGACTGAAACTCCAGATTTCAAAAAATCTAGAAGTGCAACAACAATGATATAGCTCCACAAGCATGATTACATGATGTTAGAAAGTCagctagaaataaaatttggattaaaccttaaattttaaaaaggccAAACAAAACTCAAATATAACCCAATTACAACTTGACTAAGCCTGTACATGATTCATATAAAATCTGAATAAACCCGAGAATCTAAAATAAcactcaaataaataaaacaaaaggccCCAGGCTAGGACCTACAGGAACCTGCTCAG contains the following coding sequences:
- the LOC109708781 gene encoding LOW QUALITY PROTEIN: squamosa promoter-binding-like protein 9 (The sequence of the model RefSeq protein was modified relative to this genomic sequence to represent the inferred CDS: inserted 1 base in 1 codon); the encoded protein is MEIPTHAPTAAVAAADDSAAMWDWGNLLDFAINDGDDPLILPWAGSDDGRSPPSPPLAAEQSPPPPPPAPPPAXGAGTSRVRKRDPRLVCPNYLAGRVPCSCPELDEQEVEEEEEEDVAEVVAGARKRVRAGGAAAAAAAAVRCQVPGCEADIRELKGYHRRHRVCLRCANASSVLLDGEHKRYCQQCGKFHILPDFDEGKRSCRRKLEKHNKRRRRRPDSRSIAEKEIEAQDTLVDVTLEDAQKKESPNGFACETVETMVSNNILERETPMGSEDGHGSISSLPGPQNDQGNSVVSFAASVDASVDGKVDNTKPSLSATFYENKTAYSSMCPTGRISFKLYDWNPAEFPRRLRHQIFEWLAGMPVELEGYIRPGCTILTVFIAMPQFMWEKLAHDAAPLVRDLVNAPNSLLFGRGTFLIYLSNMIVQILKDGTSLMNIRMEVEAPRLHYVHPAYFEVGKPIEFVVCGSFLDQPKFRFLVSFNGKYLKNSCCRLTSHVKNRPYNVHGGDYVHDSEHEVFRISINQAEAEEYGPAFIEVENVSGISNFVPVLFGNKHICSELKRFEETFSNFLHGYNLSGNPITGATTNSCEFLESKQNAMSALLLDIAWLLKKPQLDENKSFLSSANIQRLTYLLRFLIDNEFFNVLEIIMQSLEKRTNWEAFSNLKNQRNNVDVGLFLEYVKHAQESIGNRAHHDARLEEDSRNLINGIAMPLSYFESNANSSIPFTSQKEGAIGGDEQCAPTTTSQEDETVALLTKDVAHRQCCSPQLSAKWRHRPWTLTLSSNVMKRHVAMVVMVSVVMCLTTCIVLLHPHKAAKFAVSIRRCLFGGSFRN